From a region of the Agrobacterium tumefaciens genome:
- a CDS encoding LysR family transcriptional regulator, translating to MVLPPRRFLPSLSLLAAFEAASRIGSVSAAARELGLTQGAVSRQILALEEQLGVALFLRERQTIRLTRAGEGYAREIREALRRISTASLNLRANPDGGTLNLAVLPSFGTRWLVPRLPDFIAACPGISVNLLTRSSVFDFRTETVDAAIHFGLPHWPGAELVFLMHESVVPVCSPDFKERHGLSGPAHLLNVPLLHMTTRPDAWEKWFRSHDVGFDNLHGMLFDQFTTIAEAASFGVGVALIPSFMIEDEMQTGKLVKAVSGTLESEEAYYLACMSDRAGYLPLESFRNWIVGQAKKGDIQLRGASRG from the coding sequence ATGGTTCTTCCGCCGCGCAGATTTTTGCCGTCATTGTCTCTTCTCGCGGCGTTCGAGGCTGCCTCGCGTATCGGCAGCGTATCGGCGGCGGCCCGGGAATTAGGGCTGACACAAGGAGCGGTCAGTCGACAAATTCTCGCGCTTGAGGAGCAGCTTGGCGTGGCGCTTTTTTTACGCGAACGCCAGACGATCCGGCTTACCCGCGCGGGGGAGGGCTATGCACGCGAAATTCGCGAGGCTTTGCGCCGCATTTCCACCGCCTCGCTCAATCTGCGCGCCAATCCCGACGGTGGCACGCTCAATCTTGCCGTTCTGCCGAGTTTCGGGACACGCTGGCTGGTACCGCGCCTCCCCGATTTCATCGCGGCCTGTCCGGGAATATCGGTTAATCTCCTGACGCGCTCGTCTGTGTTCGACTTCAGGACCGAAACTGTCGATGCGGCCATTCATTTCGGTTTGCCGCATTGGCCGGGGGCGGAACTCGTTTTCCTGATGCATGAAAGCGTGGTGCCGGTCTGTAGCCCTGACTTCAAGGAACGACATGGTCTTTCTGGCCCGGCTCATTTGCTGAATGTGCCGCTGTTGCACATGACGACCCGTCCCGATGCCTGGGAAAAGTGGTTCCGAAGCCATGATGTGGGTTTCGACAATCTGCATGGCATGCTGTTTGACCAGTTTACGACGATTGCCGAGGCGGCGTCTTTCGGTGTTGGAGTGGCACTCATTCCCTCCTTCATGATCGAAGATGAGATGCAAACCGGCAAACTGGTCAAAGCAGTTTCAGGAACGCTTGAAAGTGAAGAGGCCTACTATCTGGCCTGCATGTCGGACAGGGCAGGTTATTTGCCGCTTGAAAGTTTTAGGAACTGGATCGTCGGGCAGGCAAAAAAGGGCGATATTCAATTGCGTGGCGCGTCGCGAGGCTGA
- a CDS encoding FAD-binding oxidoreductase — protein MYNNPRSHGLWEKTAPQPPATSSLMDTVHADVVIVGGGFTGQSAALHLAERGVNVVLLEAKQIGFGGAGRNVGLINGGMWVMPQELPGVLGPVYGERLLNLLGDAPLTVRNLIEKHDIACEMEKNGTLHCAVGEKGLAEIKARCEQWAARGAPVRVLDADETAKRIGSPAYSGALLDTRAGTLQPLAYVRGLAKAAAKAGARIFTESPVIATERDGNRWVVKTPQGAVSSDWIIVATEAYSTGPWKIVREEQVYLPYFNLATRPLSDNLQKSVLPNREGCWDTKEILSSFRMDKAGRLVFGSVGALRRTGTAIHRSWARRSLKRLFPQLADIEFECEWYGQIGMTDNALPRFHKFADKVVGFSGYNGRGIAPGTIFGRTIAHHVLGDLSEDDLPLPVTDPQAQPFRALKESYYEAGAQLAHFAGERF, from the coding sequence ATGTACAACAACCCCCGCTCTCATGGCCTTTGGGAAAAGACCGCGCCCCAGCCCCCTGCGACCTCTTCATTGATGGACACGGTCCATGCCGACGTCGTCATCGTTGGAGGCGGTTTCACCGGCCAGTCAGCAGCACTTCATCTGGCGGAAAGAGGTGTGAACGTCGTTCTTCTCGAAGCAAAACAGATCGGCTTCGGAGGCGCTGGCCGCAATGTCGGCCTGATCAATGGCGGCATGTGGGTCATGCCTCAGGAACTACCGGGGGTTCTGGGCCCGGTCTATGGTGAGCGCCTTCTCAACCTGTTGGGCGATGCGCCGCTCACTGTCCGAAACCTGATCGAAAAACACGACATCGCCTGCGAGATGGAAAAGAACGGCACCCTGCATTGCGCGGTCGGCGAAAAGGGGCTGGCGGAAATCAAGGCCCGATGTGAACAGTGGGCAGCCCGCGGCGCACCGGTCCGGGTTCTCGACGCCGACGAGACAGCAAAGCGTATCGGCAGCCCGGCCTACTCTGGTGCGCTTCTCGATACACGCGCAGGCACACTGCAACCGCTTGCCTATGTCCGCGGTCTTGCAAAGGCTGCCGCGAAGGCCGGGGCACGCATCTTCACCGAAAGCCCTGTCATCGCCACGGAACGCGACGGAAACCGATGGGTCGTCAAGACACCGCAGGGCGCGGTCTCATCCGACTGGATCATCGTCGCAACCGAGGCTTACAGCACGGGACCTTGGAAAATCGTGCGAGAAGAACAGGTCTACCTGCCCTACTTCAACCTTGCCACCCGGCCATTGAGCGACAATCTACAAAAAAGCGTCCTGCCAAACCGCGAAGGGTGCTGGGATACCAAGGAAATCCTGTCGTCTTTCCGGATGGACAAGGCCGGCAGATTGGTGTTCGGCAGCGTTGGCGCCTTGCGTCGAACGGGTACCGCCATCCACAGGAGCTGGGCAAGACGATCGCTGAAACGGCTCTTTCCGCAGCTTGCCGACATCGAGTTCGAATGCGAATGGTATGGCCAGATCGGTATGACGGACAACGCACTGCCGCGCTTCCACAAGTTTGCAGACAAGGTCGTCGGCTTCTCCGGCTATAACGGCAGAGGCATCGCACCAGGCACGATTTTCGGCCGTACGATTGCCCACCATGTCCTGGGTGACCTTTCCGAGGATGACCTGCCCTTGCCCGTGACCGATCCTCAAGCCCAGCCATTTCGTGCGCTGAAGGAAAGCTACTATGAAGCAGGCGCGCAACTTGCCCATTTTGCCGGCGAGCGCTTCTAA
- a CDS encoding DUF350 domain-containing protein yields MIDYVAGLPAFLGYFFIGLAAYAAFAAIYTRLTPHREAELIHEGNLAAVIAFLGALIGFSLPLASAAAHSVSIVDYVIWAVIGIAAQVLAFYIANFTMKNLHDKITSGDIAAGLWGGGVALAIGILNAACMTY; encoded by the coding sequence GTGATTGATTACGTTGCGGGCCTGCCCGCATTTTTGGGATATTTCTTCATCGGACTTGCCGCATACGCTGCTTTCGCTGCCATATACACCCGACTGACCCCTCATCGGGAGGCGGAGCTTATCCACGAGGGAAACCTTGCAGCCGTTATAGCTTTTCTCGGCGCACTGATCGGTTTCAGCCTGCCGCTTGCATCTGCGGCAGCCCATTCTGTCAGCATCGTCGACTACGTCATCTGGGCCGTAATTGGCATCGCCGCCCAAGTGCTCGCTTTCTACATTGCCAATTTCACGATGAAGAACCTCCATGACAAGATCACAAGCGGCGATATCGCAGCCGGATTGTGGGGTGGCGGTGTGGCGCTCGCGATCGGCATCCTCAATGCCGCCTGCATGACGTATTGA
- a CDS encoding DUF1190 domain-containing protein, giving the protein MRRRLSGHTRPILIFGSLAAYALFLHNCTKTPPYNVMFTSVDECVSSGMDTQVCQTAYQDAMETHLTNAPRFDGMAACEDEYGKFQCTEQQGLKSSGTSSGSFTPFMTGYFLSSTIKNIADYNNYRREENEEESSSSGGAGISASQPVYRNRTGQTVTPMMMASGAHSDTEITTTRATQMVNVKTQSVSREGFGGRSFSSSG; this is encoded by the coding sequence ATGCGCAGACGTTTGAGCGGGCACACACGCCCAATCCTCATTTTCGGCTCCCTCGCCGCATACGCTTTGTTTCTTCACAACTGCACCAAGACCCCGCCCTACAACGTCATGTTCACCTCCGTGGATGAGTGCGTTTCCTCTGGCATGGATACGCAGGTCTGCCAGACCGCCTATCAAGATGCCATGGAGACGCATCTCACAAACGCTCCGCGTTTCGATGGCATGGCAGCCTGCGAGGATGAGTACGGAAAATTTCAGTGCACGGAACAACAAGGGCTAAAGTCGAGCGGCACGAGCAGCGGCTCCTTTACGCCGTTCATGACCGGATATTTTCTGTCTTCCACGATCAAAAACATCGCTGACTATAACAACTACCGTCGAGAGGAAAACGAAGAGGAAAGCAGCTCTTCCGGCGGCGCAGGTATCAGCGCTTCCCAACCGGTCTATCGCAACCGCACTGGCCAGACGGTAACACCGATGATGATGGCAAGCGGCGCGCACAGCGATACTGAAATCACAACAACGCGCGCCACCCAGATGGTCAATGTAAAAACCCAGAGCGTTTCGCGTGAAGGTTTCGGCGGACGTTCATTTAGCAGCAGCGGTTGA
- a CDS encoding glutathionylspermidine synthase family protein: protein MKRIGITARPDWREKARTVGFGFHEMYGEPYWVDDTAYVFSFEEIETEIEAPSQELHDMCMDMVGDIVTSEEMLDRLTIPHDMHDVVLRSWQRGDRHLYGRFDLAYDGSGPVKLLEYNADTPTSIFEAAYFQYDWLTDQILSGQLPDSADQYNLLQESLIEAFAQFSKEPIFHFAAATRNEEDRGTTVYLMDCALQAGHRVELIDINDIGIDAKGRYTDLQDRVIDRCFKLYPWEHMLREPYARQLAKSGDVFIEPAWKSVLSNKGLLPLLWQRHPNHPNLLPSFFADAPAATGLMDYVRKPLLSREGENVTIVRDGHDVIEAPGEYGEEGFIIQAYSPLFESEAGYAVLGSWVIGDRACGLGVREDQSRITANLSRFVPHVIID from the coding sequence ATGAAACGCATAGGCATTACGGCCCGACCCGACTGGCGCGAGAAAGCGCGCACTGTCGGCTTTGGCTTTCATGAAATGTACGGCGAACCCTATTGGGTCGATGACACCGCTTACGTCTTTTCGTTTGAAGAAATCGAGACAGAAATCGAGGCCCCGAGCCAGGAATTGCACGATATGTGCATGGACATGGTCGGTGACATCGTCACCAGTGAAGAGATGCTCGACAGGCTTACCATACCGCACGACATGCACGACGTGGTCCTGCGATCCTGGCAACGCGGAGATCGCCATCTTTATGGACGGTTCGATCTGGCGTATGACGGATCGGGGCCGGTCAAACTGCTCGAATACAATGCGGACACGCCGACATCCATATTCGAGGCAGCCTATTTCCAGTATGACTGGCTGACAGATCAAATCTTGAGCGGCCAACTGCCGGACAGTGCGGATCAATACAATCTTCTGCAGGAAAGCCTGATCGAGGCTTTTGCGCAGTTCTCCAAGGAACCGATTTTCCATTTCGCTGCCGCGACCCGAAATGAAGAGGATCGCGGCACGACAGTGTACCTGATGGATTGCGCCCTGCAGGCAGGTCATCGCGTCGAGCTTATCGACATCAACGACATCGGGATCGACGCGAAAGGGCGATATACCGATCTTCAAGATCGGGTGATCGATCGCTGTTTCAAACTTTATCCTTGGGAACATATGCTGCGCGAGCCTTACGCCCGCCAGTTGGCAAAATCCGGCGACGTGTTCATCGAACCGGCCTGGAAATCGGTTCTCTCCAACAAGGGGCTGCTGCCGCTTTTATGGCAACGACATCCCAACCATCCCAACTTGTTGCCGAGCTTCTTTGCCGACGCCCCGGCAGCAACGGGCCTGATGGATTACGTGCGCAAACCGCTTCTTTCCCGTGAGGGAGAAAACGTCACCATTGTTCGTGACGGACATGACGTGATCGAAGCTCCTGGCGAATATGGCGAGGAGGGCTTTATCATACAGGCCTATTCGCCACTTTTCGAAAGCGAGGCGGGCTACGCCGTGCTCGGAAGTTGGGTGATCGGCGACCGCGCTTGTGGTCTGGGCGTCCGTGAGGATCAATCACGAATTACCGCCAACTTGTCCCGCTTCGTACCGCACGTCATCATCGACTGA
- the modA gene encoding molybdate ABC transporter substrate-binding protein has product MKLLSRTFFRSVAAATSMVLAVSFGALPANAAEKVTVFAAASMKNALDAINGEWAKESGNQATVSYAASSALAKQIEAGAPADIFISADLAWMDYVADKKLIDTATRSNLLGNRIVLVAPADKAKPVEIGQGFDLAGLVGDGRLAMGAVDSVPAGKYGKAALEKLGVWASVENKVAGAESVRAALLLVSRGEAPYGIVYQTDAAADPGVKIVGTFPEDSHPAIIYPVAVLSEAKSPAAKSYLEFLKSEKAKPFFEQQGFTVLK; this is encoded by the coding sequence ATGAAGCTTCTGAGCCGCACTTTTTTCAGATCTGTTGCTGCCGCCACATCCATGGTGCTGGCCGTGTCATTTGGCGCCCTACCGGCCAACGCCGCCGAAAAGGTGACTGTTTTTGCAGCCGCGAGCATGAAGAATGCTCTTGATGCCATCAATGGCGAATGGGCCAAGGAGAGCGGCAACCAGGCCACGGTGTCTTATGCGGCAAGCTCTGCACTTGCCAAACAGATCGAAGCCGGCGCGCCTGCCGATATCTTCATTTCCGCCGACCTCGCATGGATGGATTACGTTGCAGACAAGAAGCTGATAGACACCGCAACCCGCTCCAACCTTCTTGGCAACCGGATCGTTCTCGTCGCTCCTGCCGACAAGGCCAAACCCGTTGAGATCGGCCAGGGCTTCGATCTTGCCGGCCTAGTTGGCGATGGCCGATTGGCGATGGGCGCCGTGGATTCCGTTCCGGCTGGAAAATATGGCAAGGCTGCACTGGAAAAGCTTGGCGTGTGGGCGTCAGTCGAGAATAAAGTCGCGGGCGCTGAAAGCGTGCGCGCCGCACTGCTTCTCGTTTCGCGCGGCGAAGCACCTTATGGCATCGTCTACCAGACAGATGCTGCCGCCGACCCGGGCGTGAAGATTGTCGGCACCTTCCCTGAAGACAGCCATCCGGCAATCATCTATCCGGTCGCTGTACTTTCAGAGGCCAAGTCCCCGGCGGCCAAATCCTATCTCGAATTCCTGAAGTCGGAAAAAGCCAAGCCATTCTTTGAACAGCAAGGCTTTACGGTTTTGAAGTAA
- the modB gene encoding molybdate ABC transporter permease subunit, whose product MHLDWWTLSPEEWTAIRLSLRVSVVAMFASLPLGILVALALARGRFWGKSILNGIVHLPLILPPVVTGFLLLVMFGRRGMIGQFLDTYFGIVFSFRWTGAALACAVMGFPLLVRSIRLSLEAVDGKLEEAAATLGASPLRVFLTVTLPLILPGIIAGMILAFAKAMGEFGATITFVSNIPGETQTLSAAIYTFTQVPGGDSGALRLTIVSVIISMLALLGSEFLARIIGKKVSME is encoded by the coding sequence ATGCATTTGGACTGGTGGACGCTCAGCCCTGAAGAATGGACTGCAATCAGGCTCAGCCTGCGGGTGTCCGTGGTCGCAATGTTCGCAAGCCTGCCATTGGGAATTCTCGTGGCGCTTGCCTTGGCGCGTGGTCGCTTCTGGGGAAAATCCATCCTCAACGGTATCGTACACCTGCCACTCATTCTCCCGCCCGTGGTCACGGGCTTTCTCCTCCTCGTCATGTTTGGCCGAAGAGGCATGATCGGCCAGTTTCTCGATACTTATTTCGGTATTGTCTTCTCATTCCGATGGACAGGTGCCGCACTCGCCTGCGCGGTCATGGGATTTCCATTGCTGGTCCGCTCCATCCGTCTTTCGCTTGAAGCGGTAGACGGCAAGCTGGAAGAAGCAGCGGCGACGCTCGGTGCCAGTCCCTTGCGCGTCTTTCTCACCGTTACGCTGCCTCTGATTTTACCAGGCATCATTGCCGGCATGATCCTGGCCTTTGCCAAGGCAATGGGCGAATTTGGTGCGACAATTACCTTCGTCTCGAATATTCCAGGGGAAACCCAGACACTCTCAGCCGCCATCTACACCTTCACCCAGGTTCCCGGCGGCGATTCCGGTGCGCTTCGCCTCACCATCGTCTCCGTCATCATTTCCATGCTGGCGCTGCTCGGTTCGGAATTTCTGGCGCGGATCATCGGCAAAAAGGTGAGCATGGAATGA
- the modC gene encoding molybdenum ABC transporter ATP-binding protein, whose protein sequence is MTLSVKVRHRLGSFALDASFESQSGVTALFGRSGSGKTSMIRIIAGLLRPENGQVSLDGEVLADSDKKLFVPVHERRFGYVFQESRLFPHLSVAQNLNYGKWFTSAKLTTADDRRIIDMLGIDHLLQRHPNKLSGGEKQRVAIGRALMSSPRLLLMDEPLASLDEARKAEIIPYLERLRDEMNIPIVYVSHSIQEVARLADNIVVMKDGKIETQGKAADVLARPALSVHLERRETGSIVSGHLGSFDAHHNLAAVRLSNVVLQVPAKSGTAGAAVRVLIPARDVMLATVRPEGLSALNILEGTIADITASGDGMVTVQVDCGGNLIQSRITDLSRERMQLEPGKAIHAIIKSAALDPY, encoded by the coding sequence ATGACGCTCTCGGTTAAAGTTCGCCACCGCCTTGGTTCTTTTGCGCTGGACGCGTCCTTTGAATCGCAGAGCGGCGTCACGGCTTTGTTTGGGCGTTCCGGCTCCGGAAAAACGTCGATGATCCGAATTATCGCGGGTCTGTTACGGCCGGAGAACGGGCAGGTTTCGCTTGATGGCGAGGTTTTGGCAGACAGTGACAAGAAGCTGTTCGTGCCCGTCCATGAACGTCGTTTCGGCTATGTTTTTCAGGAATCACGCCTTTTTCCGCATCTCAGCGTGGCTCAGAACCTCAATTACGGGAAATGGTTCACGTCCGCCAAACTGACGACGGCTGACGACCGTCGCATCATTGATATGCTCGGTATCGACCACCTGTTGCAGCGGCATCCCAACAAACTGTCCGGGGGCGAAAAACAACGCGTTGCGATCGGACGCGCGCTCATGTCATCACCGCGACTGCTGTTGATGGATGAGCCGCTGGCGTCTCTCGATGAGGCGCGCAAGGCCGAGATAATTCCCTATCTGGAACGGCTGCGTGACGAGATGAACATTCCGATTGTCTATGTCAGCCATTCGATCCAGGAAGTCGCACGCCTGGCCGACAACATCGTAGTCATGAAAGACGGCAAGATCGAAACGCAGGGCAAGGCGGCCGATGTTCTTGCCCGACCCGCTCTTAGTGTTCATCTTGAAAGGCGCGAGACCGGCAGCATTGTTTCCGGCCATCTGGGCAGCTTCGATGCACACCATAACCTTGCTGCCGTGCGCCTCTCGAATGTCGTCCTGCAGGTTCCCGCCAAGTCCGGAACGGCTGGAGCAGCGGTGCGTGTCCTGATCCCCGCTCGCGATGTCATGCTGGCAACAGTAAGACCGGAAGGCTTGAGTGCCCTTAACATTCTTGAGGGAACGATTGCCGATATCACGGCCTCCGGCGACGGGATGGTTACGGTTCAGGTCGACTGCGGCGGCAACCTCATCCAATCGCGCATCACCGATCTGTCGCGTGAGCGTATGCAGCTTGAACCGGGCAAAGCCATCCACGCGATCATAAAATCGGCGGCTCTTGATCCCTATTGA
- a CDS encoding LysR family transcriptional regulator, with product MSNASLPLKPVLRIDFPPGDRLGHGRIELMELIAETGSISAAGRAMDMSYRRAWLLVDALNHMFRQPVIESQRGGKQGGGASLTPFGVEVLERYRAMELRMNDALRADLDWLEANRNPEAGDAINRDQEPPIL from the coding sequence ATGAGCAACGCATCTTTACCGTTGAAGCCAGTTCTTCGGATCGATTTTCCACCTGGCGATCGCCTCGGGCATGGCAGGATCGAGCTGATGGAGCTTATTGCCGAGACGGGGTCGATTTCCGCTGCCGGGCGGGCAATGGACATGTCCTACCGACGGGCATGGCTGCTGGTGGATGCTCTGAACCACATGTTCCGGCAGCCTGTGATCGAATCGCAGCGCGGCGGCAAGCAGGGGGGCGGCGCGTCCCTGACCCCATTTGGCGTTGAAGTCCTGGAGCGGTATCGCGCCATGGAACTGCGCATGAACGATGCCTTACGCGCCGATCTCGACTGGCTGGAGGCCAATCGCAATCCTGAAGCGGGCGATGCGATCAATAGGGATCAAGAGCCGCCGATTTTATGA
- a CDS encoding P1 family peptidase, whose protein sequence is MHNLLTDIDGVSVGNVTDLQLGSGVTAIVFDRPAVASGSVLGGAPGGRDTALLDPSMTVETVDALVLSGGSAFGLDAAGGVQAGLREIGRGLQVGTTRVPIVPQAILMDLLNGGNKDWGLNSPYRDMGYAAFRAAATGPFDLGTVGAGTGATTATFKGGLGSASAMSSGGYKIAAIVAVNALGSATVGEGHHFWSAPFETDGEFGAFGYPSQFATHDTALRLKGVNLTATTIGAVVTDAALTKAQAHRLSIMAHDGLARAVLPAHLPSDGDTMFSAATGEKTLQAGVHFAELCHLATITMARAVARGVYEATALPVAGAQKAFRDVHRSTGQ, encoded by the coding sequence ATGCACAATCTTCTCACCGATATCGATGGTGTTTCAGTCGGAAACGTCACCGACCTTCAACTTGGCTCGGGTGTGACCGCCATCGTGTTCGATCGACCGGCTGTTGCCTCTGGCAGCGTGCTGGGAGGCGCGCCCGGCGGCAGGGACACGGCCTTGCTGGACCCTTCCATGACGGTCGAGACGGTGGATGCTCTTGTGCTTTCCGGCGGTTCAGCATTCGGGCTGGATGCGGCAGGTGGCGTTCAGGCCGGTTTGCGTGAGATTGGTCGTGGCTTGCAGGTCGGCACCACGCGGGTGCCGATCGTACCGCAGGCGATCCTGATGGATCTATTGAATGGCGGGAACAAGGATTGGGGCCTCAATTCTCCCTATCGCGACATGGGTTATGCTGCCTTCAGGGCGGCTGCGACAGGACCGTTTGATCTTGGCACAGTCGGTGCCGGGACGGGGGCGACGACTGCTACCTTCAAAGGTGGTCTTGGTTCGGCCAGCGCCATGAGTTCCGGCGGCTACAAGATTGCGGCGATTGTTGCGGTCAATGCACTTGGTTCTGCAACTGTCGGGGAGGGGCATCATTTCTGGTCCGCGCCGTTTGAAACGGACGGCGAGTTTGGGGCTTTTGGGTATCCTTCGCAATTCGCGACGCACGATACCGCGCTTCGTTTGAAGGGTGTGAACCTCACCGCAACAACGATTGGGGCTGTGGTGACCGATGCCGCACTGACAAAAGCACAGGCACATCGTTTGTCGATCATGGCGCATGATGGCCTTGCCCGCGCCGTTTTGCCGGCTCATCTGCCAAGTGATGGCGACACAATGTTTTCTGCCGCAACGGGTGAAAAAACACTTCAGGCCGGTGTTCACTTTGCAGAACTCTGCCACCTTGCGACAATCACCATGGCACGCGCCGTGGCGCGTGGCGTTTATGAAGCGACGGCTCTGCCGGTTGCCGGTGCCCAAAAGGCATTTCGCGATGTTCACCGGAGCACAGGGCAATGA
- a CDS encoding thiazole synthase, with protein sequence MLTFYDREVSSRLLLGTARYPSPAILEEAIRASGTEILTVSLRRETAGGKKGGQFFELLRDLSCHILPNTAGCHTAKEAVLTAKMAREVFATDWIKLEVIGNHDTLQPDVFALVEAAKILCDEGFEVFPYTTDDLVVAEKLLDAGCKVLMPWCAPIGSAMGPLNVTALKSMRAHFPDVPLIVDAGIGRPSHAVTVMELGYDAVLLNTAVAGATHPVIMAQAFARAIAAGRDAFQAGLLEPRDMAVPSTPIIGTAVFS encoded by the coding sequence ATGTTGACGTTTTACGATCGCGAAGTCTCTTCCCGTCTGCTGCTTGGTACGGCCCGCTATCCATCGCCTGCCATTCTTGAAGAGGCTATCCGGGCAAGTGGCACGGAAATCCTGACAGTTTCGTTGCGCCGGGAAACGGCGGGCGGCAAGAAGGGCGGGCAGTTTTTTGAACTGCTGCGTGACCTCAGTTGCCACATCCTGCCCAACACGGCGGGTTGCCATACCGCCAAGGAAGCGGTTTTGACTGCGAAAATGGCGCGCGAGGTGTTCGCGACAGACTGGATCAAGCTCGAGGTCATCGGCAATCACGATACCTTGCAGCCAGATGTCTTTGCCCTGGTCGAGGCCGCGAAAATTCTCTGCGACGAGGGTTTCGAGGTTTTCCCCTATACCACCGACGATCTAGTCGTTGCGGAAAAACTGCTGGATGCCGGCTGCAAGGTGCTGATGCCGTGGTGCGCGCCAATCGGAAGTGCCATGGGGCCTCTCAATGTGACGGCACTCAAATCGATGCGGGCGCATTTTCCTGACGTACCGCTGATCGTCGATGCCGGGATTGGTCGCCCATCCCACGCGGTTACGGTGATGGAACTGGGCTATGACGCGGTCCTGCTCAATACAGCGGTTGCGGGTGCAACTCATCCGGTCATCATGGCGCAGGCATTTGCCCGTGCGATCGCTGCCGGGCGTGATGCGTTTCAAGCCGGGCTACTTGAGCCAAGGGACATGGCCGTGCCCTCAACGCCGATCATCGGTACGGCGGTGTTTTCCTGA
- the thiS gene encoding sulfur carrier protein ThiS, whose product MKLLVNGEELDFAADTLAALLSDLEYEGEWLATAVNGDLIHSDERAACRLKDRDRIEILSPMQGG is encoded by the coding sequence ATGAAACTTCTGGTGAATGGCGAGGAGCTTGATTTCGCCGCAGACACATTGGCAGCACTGCTTTCCGATCTTGAGTATGAAGGCGAATGGCTGGCGACGGCGGTCAATGGCGACCTCATCCATTCGGACGAGCGTGCCGCGTGCAGGTTGAAGGATCGCGACCGTATCGAAATTCTCTCGCCGATGCAGGGGGGCTGA
- the thiO gene encoding glycine oxidase ThiO, with protein MRILIKGTGVAGLTAAFELALAGASVEVADAAAEPFRGASWYAGGMLAPWCERESAEEAVLTLGQSALDWWERATPGLVFRNGTLVVAPARDRAELSRFASRTSGYRWLDEDGIAALEPDLSGRFRFGLYFPEEGHLDPRLALKALHARLQDMGVAFHLGMGRLEENTFDRVVDCVGYAGVGRLPRLRGVRGEMLYLATQDVSLARPVRLLHPRIPLYIVPREGGRFMVGATMIESEHTGPISVRSTMEFLNAAYTIHPAFAEAEILETGTGIRPAFPDNLPKISESGRTILVNGAHRHGFLLSPAMAREAARVVFSDLSAKDKQHETSGEWRGA; from the coding sequence ATGCGTATCCTCATCAAAGGAACGGGCGTCGCGGGTTTAACCGCGGCGTTCGAACTGGCTTTGGCGGGTGCTTCGGTCGAGGTTGCGGATGCCGCTGCCGAACCGTTTCGCGGCGCTTCCTGGTATGCAGGCGGAATGCTGGCTCCCTGGTGTGAACGCGAGAGTGCAGAAGAGGCTGTACTAACGCTTGGTCAGTCTGCACTGGACTGGTGGGAACGAGCCACCCCCGGCCTCGTTTTCCGCAACGGCACGCTTGTCGTTGCACCGGCGCGCGATCGCGCCGAGCTTTCGCGTTTTGCCTCCAGAACCAGTGGTTACAGATGGCTGGATGAGGATGGGATTGCAGCTCTCGAGCCCGATCTTTCGGGGCGTTTCCGTTTCGGGCTGTATTTTCCGGAAGAAGGCCATCTCGATCCGCGCCTTGCGCTGAAAGCTCTTCATGCGCGCCTTCAGGACATGGGTGTCGCCTTCCATCTGGGCATGGGCCGGCTGGAGGAAAATACGTTCGACCGTGTGGTCGATTGTGTCGGCTATGCGGGGGTCGGTCGGCTTCCCCGGCTTCGCGGTGTTCGTGGCGAAATGCTTTATCTCGCCACACAGGATGTTTCGCTGGCCCGCCCTGTCCGCCTGCTGCATCCGCGTATCCCGCTTTACATTGTGCCGCGTGAAGGCGGGCGCTTCATGGTCGGGGCAACGATGATTGAATCCGAGCATACCGGACCGATCTCGGTCCGCTCGACGATGGAATTCCTCAATGCTGCCTACACCATTCATCCGGCTTTCGCCGAAGCGGAGATACTCGAAACAGGCACCGGTATCCGCCCTGCATTTCCCGATAACCTGCCGAAGATCAGCGAAAGCGGCAGGACCATTCTCGTCAACGGTGCGCACCGGCACGGCTTTCTTTTGTCGCCAGCGATGGCGCGCGAAGCTGCGCGTGTCGTCTTCAGTGATCTATCTGCAAAGGACAAACAACATGAAACTTCTGGTGAATGGCGAGGAGCTTGA